The region TAGCGACAAAATACAAAATTCGACGCTAAAAGTATTACTtttattaaaacattataattaaacaaatatttattaaaataatattaattataaaataatttacttaaaaattaataatttattaaaaaataatttaattaaaaaataatttattaaaaaataattatttattaacaaaataattataaaaaaatgattatttattaaaaaaattattataatagaaTGTAGGAGTAAagtgtaaaagtaataatttattgtttttatttaaaataattattaaaaaacaatttatttattatttattgaaaaataattagtatgaaaaataattattttataatacgggAGTAAATTGCGGGAGTAACTTTTTGGtacttttagttatatttaaatataatatacatagatatatatGAAGAATTTGTGTTGGTTAAGATAGAGTCACGCGTGAGGGAACTACAGGGTTAAAGAGGATTGAGTGGGAGCAATgcgaaggatgggtgacctactagGGAGATTGAGCAATTTGCGAAATTTGTGGGTGGGTGATAGTGTGCGTTGTATAGTGGGTGGGTGTGTGATGGTGGGTGACCGATTaaacaatatttcattttacgattttaattgaagaattaattttttttatttttttttaattattgacggatttaaatccgtcgcaaataaATTTATTCCATCGTTGTAAAATTAGCGACAAGAAATTTAGCAACggaatttagccatttaataAATGGATGTTTTCTAGTGGTGTCATTACTTCCTAAACTCTGTTAGTGTGATCCTATGTGGCTAATTTTTATCGTCAAATATTTTATCTACGGTAACGGTCTTTCTATCAACAAAAATAGTCCGTCATTGCAAAGTCATTTTATTACAAGACCGAGTTAAACCGATAGATTGTCCGTCTCCAACAATCGAATAAGGAATATTCATTAACCGGTATCTTGTTTGATGAAACTTGCAATGCCAGAGACGAAGGAAAATAACTGTTTAGTGAGGTGGAAGGCGGCAGTACTGAGTTGGAACGCCAAATAAAAATGAATACATTTTTGTATccttttagttgattttttatataactgTTGGGTTTCTAATTCTTAGAGGAATGTAATAGTCGAATCGGAACACATAAAGAAGATGAATCAacaaatttttttagaatttatatttcattattaattacttttaaCTGTCTTCAATAGCGGACAATTATTACACATTAATTGTTTACCGCCGGCCGCCTATGGTTCAGTTAaccagaaaaaaaattaaaattagccACATATGATCACACTAATGGAGTCTGGGAAGCAATGAGACAGTGTTAAACGGGAGGGAGGGGCTAACTGTTcatttttaaaacgttggggGGGGCATAAatgaaccttttcaaacgttgagggctcatttgattttgaaccaaaaccttaagggcataaatgatccttttatcATTACCTTAGAATTAGACTAACAGAGTCTTATGAGCAATGAAACGGCGTTAAATTGAGGggtctgattgttcatttttacaaacgttgggggcATGGATAAACCTTTCCAAGCattgagggcttacttgattcAGACCCTAAACCTTAAGGGCATGAATGACCCTTTTTCCGAtataaattaatagtgatttataAGTAGCATGTGAAACCTAGATGATGCCATGAAAGGGATcgcaagaagaaaaaaatttaaaaaagaaaaacgagAAGAATATTATTGGCATATGAAATTAAAGAGTCGGTACATAATCAACATATGTTTGTACGTAGAAGCATGGATGTGGGAGATTAAATGGTGTAAGGTGGGGGCTTAGATAAGTTCTTAACTTGGCCGCAAAGCAAAGCATTGTCAGGAATGTTGTACTCGTCCCTAAGAGAACGTGCGGGAGAAAGAACACTGGCGTAAAGTTGTTGCCCCAGGTATGCTCTCTCCCACATCTCAGACCTAATGTTCCACATCCCAGCATTATCAAATGTCAGCATGATCGCTGCCCATGATTTCGGAAACACCTGAACCGTCGTTCTGCTCACTGCGTCAAGAAGATTGTAGTTTTTCCTCTTCTCAGGACTCCATGTGCCGGGCTCCACCCTGTTCATATCGTCATTGTTAGTCTTATGTTTACTTCaattcaaaagtttataaactgaATTCATGGGACCGCTTTGATGTAAATACTTACGCTACTGCGAAAAAGGAGTATCCGTCCAAGTGCCAAGACTGGATGCTCTTCTCGTGGTTCTCAAAGATGATCTCCACGAAGTTACGGAATGTCATGTTGAGTACATTAGGCTGTAAGACAATCTTTCCAGTTTTATCTGTCGGCTCATCCTGAATGGTATCGTATTTAAATACCTTATCTGCAATGCCATAATACTCAGCAAGCTTGAGTGGGGTCGCCGGATTAATGTGAGAAACACCGTTAATGGCATATCGAAGATGGCCGCCAGCCCTGCTAACTGAGTTGACGAGCCTGATGGTTCGAGTGATATTGATGGATCCATAATGGTAAGAACCTTGAGGGTTAGGCCTGGCAGCACTGGCTGTGAGATTCCAACGGAAGGAGCGGAACTGATTGAGAGACCAGGCCCATCCAGTAGGTGCCTTGGGAAGCACATTGGATGCTGGCCCTTTGCCGTTGGTGTATCGAATGATGCCCTTGCCAGTGATTACAGTCTTCATAAACCGGGTAGAAGCCACCATGTAGTAGTCCTTGGGAGCTTGGTCAGCGGTGACAAGCACGCTAAAGCACTGGCCGACGTGCACGTCAAGAGATTCGTACAAATTCTGAACCACATGGGAGCCCTCCATCTCCACCAGTTTCATTGGGTGGCCTTGAATCCTAAAGTTAATGGTGGTCTTGAGGCCGGCATTGCAGATCCTGTACTTGTAGGTCTTTCCAGGCTTCATGGTGAAGAGAGGCGTATCCTTGGCGTCACCTTTAGCAGTTTTGCCATTAATGAGGACACCTTCAGGCCTGCCAATGGTACGCCCACTGTCCAAGTACTTGCGGAGAGTGGCATGGCTCTTTGTGTACCAATCATTAACAATGACAGTGTAGTCATCCTCAGGGTCAGCATAAGGGACAGGGATTAACAAGCGACTATTGATGTGAAGGCCGCCGAAAC is a window of Mercurialis annua linkage group LG2, ddMerAnnu1.2, whole genome shotgun sequence DNA encoding:
- the LOC126670768 gene encoding L-ascorbate oxidase homolog, which produces MVGEAMWKLLIVLCLLFSAVKGEDPYLYFTWNVTYGTLSPLGVPQQVILINDQFPGPVINSTSNNNVVVNVFNHLDEPFLFTWSGVQQRKNSWQEGLLGTNCPIPPGSNYTYHFQVKDQIGSFIYYPSTALHRASGGFGGLHINSRLLIPVPYADPEDDYTVIVNDWYTKSHATLRKYLDSGRTIGRPEGVLINGKTAKGDAKDTPLFTMKPGKTYKYRICNAGLKTTINFRIQGHPMKLVEMEGSHVVQNLYESLDVHVGQCFSVLVTADQAPKDYYMVASTRFMKTVITGKGIIRYTNGKGPASNVLPKAPTGWAWSLNQFRSFRWNLTASAARPNPQGSYHYGSINITRTIRLVNSVSRAGGHLRYAINGVSHINPATPLKLAEYYGIADKVFKYDTIQDEPTDKTGKIVLQPNVLNMTFRNFVEIIFENHEKSIQSWHLDGYSFFAVAVEPGTWSPEKRKNYNLLDAVSRTTVQVFPKSWAAIMLTFDNAGMWNIRSEMWERAYLGQQLYASVLSPARSLRDEYNIPDNALLCGQVKNLSKPPPYTI